The following coding sequences lie in one Rutidosis leptorrhynchoides isolate AG116_Rl617_1_P2 chromosome 4, CSIRO_AGI_Rlap_v1, whole genome shotgun sequence genomic window:
- the LOC139843918 gene encoding actin-related protein 2/3 complex subunit 4, giving the protein MASSVRLYLTCIRNTLEAAMCLQNFPCQEVERHNKPEVEMKTSPELLLNPVVICRNEAEKCLIETSINSLRISLKVKQADELENILTKKFLRFLSMRAEAFQVLRRKPVQGYDISFLITNYHCEEMQKHKLIDFIVQFMEDIDKEISELKLSMNTRGRLVATEFLKQFI; this is encoded by the exons ATG GCGAGCTCAGTGAGGTTATATCTTACTTGCATACGGAACACTCTAGAAGCTGCTATGTGTTTGCAG AACTTCCCTTGTCAAGAAGTGGAAAGACATAACAAACCCGAAGTTGAGATGAA GACCAGCCCAGAACTACTGCTCAATCCT GTTGTGATTTGTCGAAATGAGGCTGAAAAATGCTTGATAGAAACATCTATCAATTCACTGCGGATAAGCCTCAAG GTAAAACAAGCTGACGAGCTTGAAAACATCCTAACCAAAAAATTTCTTAGATTTTTGTCAATGAGGGCAGAAGCTTTTCAAGTCTTAAGGAGAAAGCCAGTACAG GGTTATGATATTAGTTTTCTTATTACTAACTACCACTGCGAAGAGATGCAGAAACacaagcttattgacttcattgtgCAATTCATGGAA GATATTGATAAAGAGATTAGTGAACTGAAATTGTCTATGAACACGAGAGGAAGGTTAGTGGCAACCGAATTTTTGAAGCAGTTCATCTGA